From Juglans regia cultivar Chandler chromosome 8, Walnut 2.0, whole genome shotgun sequence, the proteins below share one genomic window:
- the LOC118343694 gene encoding uncharacterized protein LOC118343694 isoform X3 produces MEEIREVAKAYYENLTEQQQEKAQDEFKKMKLENNKSMSLNDFLDFFLQDNYPKSVACSLFKDLDVNGDGSLDFDEFITLFYLYQSKRLLYCRGCETFLNGLYFTCIKCFDSTNNSYDLCSLCYRKKNIQHDHGDAVFLDNYALLRRNIKRSSETAVDPVQVKDDENEGQYVSELSDHQENIATHEADLDDFNYQEKIANRKVANMPRYRKRDRIRKFFARQAATMTSKVVGDISKAPDSTDNCSVM; encoded by the exons ATGGAGGAGATCCGTGAGGTTGCTAAAGCTTATTACGAAAACTTGACAGAGCAGCAGCAGGAGAAAGCCCAGGATGAATtcaaaaagatgaagttggaaAACAATAAAAGCATGAGCCTAAATGATTTCTTGGATTTCTTCCTGCAAGACAATTATCCAAAAAGTGTTGCTTGTTCTTTGTTCAAGGATCTAGACGTAAATGGTGATGGCAGCCTGGATTTCGACGAGTTTATCACCTTGTTCTATCTGTATCAAAGCAAGAGGCTATTGTATTGTCGTGGCTGCGAAACGTTTCTTAATGGACTCTATTTCACTTGCATCAAATGCTTTGATTCCACCAATAATAGCTACGACCTCTGCTCCTTGTGTTAccggaaaaaaaatattcagcATGACCATGGAGATGCAGTCTTCTTGGACAACTACGCTTTACTCCGCCGGAACATCAAACGCTCATCGGAAACGGCAGTAGACCCAGTTCAG GTCAAAGACGATGAAAATGAAGGTCAATATGTCTCTGAATTATCGGATCATCAG GAAAACATTGCAACTCATGAAGCAGATTTAGATGACTTTAATTACCAG GAAAAAATTGCAAATCGAAAAGTTGCAAACATGCCTCGTTACCGG AAACGCGATCGAATAAGAAAATTCTTTGCAAGACAAGCTGCAACCATGACATCAAAAGTAGTAGGCGACATCTCAAAGGCTCCTGACAGTACCGACAATTGCAGTGTCATGTGA
- the LOC118343694 gene encoding uncharacterized protein LOC118343694 isoform X2 has protein sequence MEEIREVAKAYYENLTEQQQEKAQDEFKKMKLENNKSMSLNDFLDFFLQDNYPKSVACSLFKDLDVNGDGSLDFDEFITLFYLYQSKRLLYCRGCETFLNGLYFTCIKCFDSTNNSYDLCSLCYRKKNIQHDHGDAVFLDNYALLRRNIKRSSETAVDPVQVKDDENEGQYVSELSDHQENIATHEADLDDFNYQENHEEVANASNQLEKIANRKVANMPRYRKRDRIRKFFARQAATMTSKVVGDISKAPDSTDNCSVM, from the exons ATGGAGGAGATCCGTGAGGTTGCTAAAGCTTATTACGAAAACTTGACAGAGCAGCAGCAGGAGAAAGCCCAGGATGAATtcaaaaagatgaagttggaaAACAATAAAAGCATGAGCCTAAATGATTTCTTGGATTTCTTCCTGCAAGACAATTATCCAAAAAGTGTTGCTTGTTCTTTGTTCAAGGATCTAGACGTAAATGGTGATGGCAGCCTGGATTTCGACGAGTTTATCACCTTGTTCTATCTGTATCAAAGCAAGAGGCTATTGTATTGTCGTGGCTGCGAAACGTTTCTTAATGGACTCTATTTCACTTGCATCAAATGCTTTGATTCCACCAATAATAGCTACGACCTCTGCTCCTTGTGTTAccggaaaaaaaatattcagcATGACCATGGAGATGCAGTCTTCTTGGACAACTACGCTTTACTCCGCCGGAACATCAAACGCTCATCGGAAACGGCAGTAGACCCAGTTCAG GTCAAAGACGATGAAAATGAAGGTCAATATGTCTCTGAATTATCGGATCATCAG GAAAACATTGCAACTCATGAAGCAGATTTAGATGACTTTAATTACCAG GAAAATCATGAAGAAGTCGCAAATGCATCTAACCAGCTG GAAAAAATTGCAAATCGAAAAGTTGCAAACATGCCTCGTTACCGG AAACGCGATCGAATAAGAAAATTCTTTGCAAGACAAGCTGCAACCATGACATCAAAAGTAGTAGGCGACATCTCAAAGGCTCCTGACAGTACCGACAATTGCAGTGTCATGTGA